One window of the Rhipicephalus sanguineus isolate Rsan-2018 chromosome 4, BIME_Rsan_1.4, whole genome shotgun sequence genome contains the following:
- the LOC125758269 gene encoding uncharacterized protein LOC125758269 yields MAEVKVLSYADDIAVFCKDRGSISEAVSVADKYCKWSGSALNWDKSAAFWHGTWDEKPEFFEKVKWSSVPTKYLGVPLQKYNDPSAYWNDETEKLREKANKWGGKNLSIFARSTVCNLFLAAKIWYVLQVLCMNRSSVQKIHRIFATFVWASTWERTSRTNLFRSVKAGGLGLAHLFLRQIVSRFMFLRDQSHPFLRTMLQVRLCCYLPEFVVSTCCAGRSGIHGYLNEAVSAFNILKVRFSLQYLGVVTKRQLYKDLIDVMLPVPMYRAMYEKGQGKDVLKRVKIMVVRPSAKTFFFQLHTGTLPVKPWLQERDLFVPWSVNCLLCRKPESVDHIFLDCLDATFHWDILQRTLKKDLPLTPHGIRFLPVHSDSGIPYDMFMLLSMHAIWKSCMAFRHVDANARSVREYFIESIAYIRDAYNAREEQPEWLPVLNELVALKRF; encoded by the coding sequence ATGGCTGAGGTCAAAGTACTGTCCTACGCAGATGACATCGCTGTTTTTTGTAAAGACAGAGGGAGTATTAGTGAAGCAGTCAGTGTAGCAGACAAGTACTGCAAGTGGTCAGGCAGTGCCTTAAACTGGGATAAGAGTGCAGCTTTTTGGCATGGTACCTGGGACGAAAAGCCTGAATTTTTCGAAAAGGTTAAGTGGAgctccgtgccgacgaagtacctCGGTGTGCCACTGCAGAAATATAATGATCCCAGTGCATACTGGAACGACGAGACAGAAAAATTAAGGGAGAAAGCGAACAAGTGGGGAGGAAAAAACCTATCAATATTCGCGAGGTCAACAGTTTGCAACTTATTCTTAGCAGCCAAAATTTGGTATGTACTTCAGGTGCTGTGCATGAACCGCTCAAGTGTACAGAAGATACACAGAATTTTTGCCACTTTTGTTTGGGCCTCCACGTGGGAACGCACGAGCCGTACAAATCTTTTCCGGTCAGTGAAAGCCGGTGGGTTGGGATTAGCCCACTTATTTCTAAGGCAGATTGTTTCCAGGTTTATGTTTCTGCGAGATCAGAGCCATCCTTTCTTACGTACTATGCTACAAGTTAGATTATGCTGTTATCTACCCGAATTTGTTGTATCCACTTGTTGTGCTGGGCGTAGCGGCATTCATGGTTATCTCAACGAAGCTGTTTCGGCTTTTAACATACTAAAAGTACGTTTTTCTTTACAGTACCTTGGTGTGGTGACAAAAAGACAATTATATAAAGACCTTATTGATGTAATGCTGCCTGTGCCGATGTATCGTGCGATGTATGAAAAAGGCCAGGGAAAAGACGTTCTTAAAAGGGTTAAAATAATGGTGGTACGGCCATCAGCAAAGACCTTTTTCTTTCAGCTACACACTGGTACACTTCCCGTAAAACCATGGCTGCAGGAAAGGGACTTATTTGTTCCCTGGTCTGTTAATTGTCTCCTATGCCGCAAACCAGAGAGTGTCGATCACATTTTTTTGGACTGTTTGGATGCTACGTTTCATTGGGACATCCTACAACGAACTTTAAAAAAAGACTTACCTTTGACACCCCATGGAATCCGTTTCCTACCGGTTCACAGTGACAGTGGCATACCGTACGACATGTTTATGCTGTTAAGTATGCACGCTATTTGGAAATCATGCATGGCATTTCGGCATGTTGACGCGAATGCCCGTTCTGTCAGAGAATACTTCATTGAAAGTATAGCTTACATAAGAGATGCATACAATGCACGAGAAGAACAGCCGGAATGGCTCCCTGTACTGAATGAACTTGTAGCACTAAAGCGCTTTTAA